Proteins from a genomic interval of Chroococcidiopsis thermalis PCC 7203:
- a CDS encoding GNAT family N-acetyltransferase — translation MKVFLETPRLVLRQFTPDDAQHLLALDSDIEVIRYVDLGMIKEGKPLEKSSEDYQNNVLPKWMQYYQQYSGYGFWATIEKSSQEFIGWFHLRPALDSQFNVSSNFFHADEIELGYRLRRVSWGKGYATEGSRALVTKSFAELGTQCIVSSALAENRASSRVMEKAGLKFELKYVHPEIEREVVKYSLRNPHKNW, via the coding sequence ATGAAAGTTTTTTTGGAAACTCCTAGACTAGTTCTCCGTCAATTTACGCCGGATGATGCTCAACATTTATTAGCTTTAGATAGTGACATTGAAGTTATCCGTTATGTAGATTTAGGGATGATTAAAGAAGGAAAACCTCTAGAGAAAAGTTCTGAAGACTATCAAAATAATGTTTTACCCAAATGGATGCAATATTATCAACAATATTCAGGTTATGGATTTTGGGCAACTATTGAAAAATCGAGTCAAGAATTCATCGGTTGGTTTCATTTACGACCGGCATTAGATAGTCAATTTAATGTTAGTTCAAATTTCTTCCATGCTGATGAAATCGAATTAGGTTATCGTTTGCGTCGAGTTTCTTGGGGTAAAGGATATGCCACTGAAGGTTCTCGCGCCCTCGTCACAAAAAGCTTTGCCGAATTAGGGACTCAGTGCATCGTATCTTCTGCATTGGCAGAAAATCGAGCTTCTAGTCGGGTGATGGAAAAAGCAGGGTTAAAGTTTGAATTAAAGTACGTTCACCCAGAAATCGAGCGCGAGGTGGTGAAGTATAGTTTGAGAAATCCTCATAAAAATTGGTAG
- a CDS encoding SMP-30/gluconolactonase/LRE family protein, which produces MSANNQNTGISGILAANIELIQLADGMLFGEGPVWDKQHQQLIFSDTGANEHKSWSKTQGLHTYRKPSYQPNGNVLDSVGNLYTCEHETRAISITDQDDRRTILCDRFQGQRFNSPNDLEIKSDGTIWFTDPPYGLGDGTKEIDFNGVFRYVPKTQELTVVIQDLSMPNGIAFSPDETKLYVGNSAAGDRYIWVFTVNSDGTLSSGEKLCQIDNNDWGADGVDVDTNGNIYVGCGDGVHIFSPTGLLLGKILTPSAISNFAFGGEDGKTLFMTSEHALYRIELLVAGAVQRW; this is translated from the coding sequence ATGAGCGCTAATAACCAAAATACTGGAATTTCAGGCATATTAGCAGCCAATATCGAATTGATCCAACTTGCTGATGGAATGCTTTTTGGTGAAGGACCAGTTTGGGACAAGCAGCATCAGCAACTTATTTTTAGCGATACTGGGGCAAACGAACATAAATCTTGGAGTAAAACTCAAGGATTGCACACTTACCGCAAACCCAGTTATCAGCCAAATGGCAATGTGCTTGATTCTGTGGGTAATCTTTATACTTGCGAACACGAAACGCGGGCAATAAGTATTACAGATCAAGACGATCGCCGGACAATTTTATGCGATCGCTTTCAAGGTCAGCGGTTCAATTCACCGAATGACTTGGAAATTAAATCGGATGGGACGATCTGGTTTACCGATCCACCTTATGGTTTGGGTGATGGAACTAAAGAGATAGATTTTAATGGCGTATTTCGCTACGTTCCAAAAACACAAGAATTAACTGTAGTTATTCAAGATTTGAGTATGCCGAATGGCATTGCTTTTTCTCCAGATGAAACCAAGCTATATGTAGGTAACTCAGCAGCAGGCGATCGCTATATTTGGGTATTTACTGTTAACTCAGATGGAACTCTTTCTAGTGGAGAAAAACTCTGTCAAATTGATAATAATGATTGGGGAGCTGATGGGGTTGACGTAGATACTAATGGCAATATTTATGTAGGTTGCGGCGATGGTGTCCACATTTTTTCTCCTACAGGTTTACTACTAGGTAAAATTTTGACCCCGAGCGCTATTTCTAATTTCGCCTTTGGTGGGGAAGACGGTAAGACTTTATTTATGACGAGCGAACACGCCTTGTACAGAATAGAATTATTAGTTGCAGGCGCAGTGCAGCGATGGTGA
- a CDS encoding adenosine deaminase, whose amino-acid sequence MALYAELHRHLGGSVVPRVLWRYFQRHADDKIERFADYAAFEDFYTRPRNTLDEYLELHTLVESVQTIETLPYFVYRLIRGAYIFENLAYLEIRYTPYLRTSEHLTQSQRIEQMAEIVDVVGKASQLSEYPIVTSQILCMHSRLPYEVNRAIVDLAAQKREYVCAVDVAGGDGHYAERLEEFVQLYAYARSLGLNTTGHLYETPAGCYPELLPYLMRIGHGIQIPLLHPELLPDLASRQQCLEVCPTTYLKTGTLQDMRQLKLVFDRCLDAGVDIAICTDNAGLHNVRLPFEYENLLTLDIIDFDELQACQDAAFRHAFAWPYGDRPASLLNGLLKPSLPTGVLAMQD is encoded by the coding sequence GTGGCTCTATACGCTGAATTGCACCGCCACTTGGGGGGTTCGGTCGTACCTCGCGTACTCTGGCGCTACTTCCAGCGTCACGCTGACGACAAAATCGAGCGGTTTGCTGACTATGCTGCGTTTGAAGATTTCTACACCCGTCCCCGCAATACGTTGGACGAGTATTTAGAATTGCACACTTTAGTTGAGAGCGTGCAAACAATTGAGACTTTGCCTTACTTTGTCTATCGCTTGATTCGTGGGGCGTATATTTTTGAAAATTTGGCGTACTTAGAAATTCGCTACACGCCATATTTACGCACGTCAGAGCATTTAACTCAATCCCAACGGATCGAACAGATGGCGGAGATTGTTGACGTGGTAGGCAAAGCAAGCCAACTTTCCGAATATCCGATTGTCACTAGCCAAATTTTGTGTATGCATTCGCGGCTACCCTATGAGGTAAATCGGGCAATTGTGGACTTGGCTGCCCAAAAACGAGAATATGTCTGTGCTGTGGATGTCGCTGGTGGCGATGGACATTATGCAGAACGCCTCGAAGAGTTCGTGCAATTGTATGCCTACGCGCGATCGCTTGGTTTAAATACCACGGGACACTTATATGAAACTCCCGCAGGTTGTTATCCCGAACTGTTGCCCTATCTGATGCGGATCGGTCACGGTATCCAAATTCCCCTGCTGCATCCCGAACTATTACCAGATTTAGCCAGCAGGCAGCAATGTTTAGAGGTTTGTCCCACAACTTATTTAAAGACGGGAACCCTACAGGACATGCGCCAGTTGAAGTTGGTATTCGATCGTTGTTTGGATGCTGGGGTAGATATTGCCATTTGCACGGATAACGCCGGATTGCACAACGTCCGGTTGCCATTTGAGTATGAAAATCTGCTGACGCTAGATATTATTGACTTTGACGAATTGCAAGCTTGTCAAGATGCAGCCTTCCGCCATGCCTTTGCTTGGCCCTATGGCGATCGCCCAGCGTCTTTACTCAATGGATTACTCAAGCCATCATTACCAACGGGGGTGCTAGCAATGCAAGATTAA